From Deinococcus radiotolerans, a single genomic window includes:
- a CDS encoding TetR/AcrR family transcriptional regulator, whose amino-acid sequence MVPHATGDGQNRPALRNRGRPRTGNALTEAAILEAALTLLESRTVTFSLRALARHLKTDPMALYHYFPNKQALLAAAVHSAFSQLDLTEADFQPEDDLVKRLETLAGHYVAAIERYPGLTVDIIAGHVPAQAVMAHFDRLFAQATAPLNLPRTAVSEAGHVLVDYLHGVMLAGQVAGQVWRTGVRLIAAGMHHQQSSERRS is encoded by the coding sequence ATGGTGCCGCACGCCACAGGAGACGGACAGAACCGCCCAGCCCTCCGCAATCGCGGTCGCCCCAGGACCGGCAACGCGCTGACCGAGGCGGCCATCCTCGAGGCCGCCCTGACCCTGCTGGAGTCCCGAACAGTCACGTTCTCCCTGCGCGCACTGGCCCGGCACCTGAAGACTGATCCCATGGCGCTCTACCACTACTTCCCCAACAAGCAGGCCCTTCTCGCCGCGGCCGTTCACTCTGCTTTCAGCCAACTGGACCTGACTGAGGCCGATTTCCAGCCCGAAGATGACCTGGTGAAGCGCCTGGAGACGCTCGCAGGACACTACGTGGCGGCCATCGAGCGGTACCCCGGGCTGACCGTCGACATCATCGCCGGCCACGTGCCGGCCCAGGCCGTCATGGCCCACTTTGACCGGCTGTTCGCGCAGGCCACCGCACCGCTGAATCTCCCCCGCACGGCCGTGTCCGAGGCGGGCCACGTCCTGGTGGATTATCTGCATGGGGTCATGCTGGCCGGGCAGGTGGCAGGTCAGGTCTGGCGGACCGGCGTTCGCCTGATCGCGGCGGGCATGCATCACCAGCAGTCCAGCGAGCGTCGAAGCTGA